A single Vallitalea okinawensis DNA region contains:
- the remB gene encoding extracellular matrix regulator RemB — translation MFLHIGADKEILVKNIVSILSMTYAAQSEITKEFIKMAEDDGFVKRISDDEAKSVVVVDENGQYYLYFSPINSVTLQNRLYANDQINLLSNKHMM, via the coding sequence ATGTTTTTGCACATTGGTGCAGATAAGGAAATATTAGTGAAGAATATTGTAAGTATCCTCAGTATGACCTATGCAGCTCAATCCGAAATAACAAAAGAATTCATAAAGATGGCGGAAGACGATGGCTTTGTAAAAAGAATTAGTGATGATGAAGCTAAGTCCGTAGTCGTTGTTGATGAAAATGGACAATATTATCTCTATTTTTCGCCCATTAATTCGGTGACACTACAAAATCGTTTATACGCCAATGATCAAATAAATTTGCTTAGCAATAAGCACATGATGTAG
- the gyrB gene encoding DNA topoisomerase (ATP-hydrolyzing) subunit B encodes MAASDYNASQIQILEGLEAVRKRPGMYIGSTSSKGLHHLVTEIVDNAVDEALMGFCDKIIVNIHNDNSISVLDNGRGIPVGLHPTKGIPAVEVVYTILHAGGKFGGGGYKVSGGLHGVGASVVNALSEWTKVQVYQDNKIHELNFERGKTLHPLKVVGTTEVTGTFVHFKPDDEIFEETVYSFDILRQRLQETAFLTRGLYIELNDLREGEEKSKTFHYEGGISEFVTYQNKNKTPLYGDVFYAEGDKDDVHVEIAFQHNDSYVENVFTYVNNINTPEGGTHLSGFRTAFTKTLNDYARKNKILKENDKNLAGEDLREGITAIISIKIGDPQFEGQTKQKLGSSEARSAVDNILSESLTFFLEQNPRVAKIILEKAVMASRAREAARKARDLTRRKSVLESTSLPGKLADCSDKDPSNCEIYIVEGDSAGGSAKSARSRQTQAILPLRGKILNVEKARLDKILGNNEIKAMITAFGAGISDDFAIEKLRYHKIVIMTDADVDGAHIRTLLLTFFYRYMPQLIEGGYVYIAQPPLYKVERNKKSYYVYSDRQLEKLLNELGRDKNNKLQRYKGLGEMDANQLWETTMDPEKRTLLRVDMEDAAACDEVFTTLMGDKVEPRREFIQSYAKYVKNLDI; translated from the coding sequence ATGGCAGCATCTGACTATAATGCATCACAAATTCAAATATTAGAGGGTCTTGAAGCGGTTCGTAAGAGACCGGGTATGTACATTGGTAGCACCTCTTCTAAGGGGTTACACCATCTTGTTACAGAGATCGTCGATAATGCAGTAGATGAAGCACTTATGGGCTTCTGTGATAAAATTATTGTTAATATTCATAATGACAATTCCATTTCCGTTCTCGATAATGGACGTGGTATTCCAGTTGGACTTCATCCGACAAAGGGAATTCCAGCCGTTGAAGTTGTATACACCATTCTCCATGCAGGTGGTAAATTTGGTGGAGGCGGTTATAAGGTATCTGGTGGTCTCCATGGTGTAGGTGCTTCAGTTGTTAATGCCCTATCAGAATGGACAAAAGTTCAGGTTTATCAAGATAATAAAATACATGAACTGAACTTTGAAAGGGGTAAGACCCTGCATCCGCTTAAAGTAGTGGGTACCACTGAGGTAACTGGTACTTTCGTCCACTTTAAACCCGACGATGAAATATTTGAAGAAACAGTATACAGTTTTGATATCTTAAGACAACGCTTACAAGAAACAGCTTTCTTGACTAGAGGTTTATATATTGAGTTAAATGACTTGAGAGAAGGCGAAGAAAAAAGTAAAACATTCCATTACGAAGGTGGTATTAGTGAGTTTGTTACATACCAGAACAAAAACAAAACACCACTTTACGGAGATGTTTTTTATGCTGAAGGCGACAAAGATGATGTACATGTAGAAATTGCATTTCAACACAACGATTCCTATGTTGAAAATGTTTTTACCTACGTTAATAATATTAATACACCTGAAGGTGGTACTCATCTCAGTGGATTTAGAACTGCGTTTACGAAGACATTAAATGATTATGCACGTAAAAATAAAATTCTAAAAGAAAATGATAAAAACCTTGCAGGTGAGGATTTAAGAGAAGGTATCACTGCCATTATTAGTATAAAAATTGGTGATCCTCAGTTCGAAGGACAAACAAAGCAAAAACTAGGTAGTAGTGAAGCAAGAAGTGCTGTTGATAACATTTTATCTGAAAGCTTGACTTTCTTCTTAGAGCAAAATCCAAGAGTTGCTAAAATAATTCTTGAAAAGGCAGTTATGGCTTCTAGAGCTCGCGAAGCGGCAAGAAAAGCTAGAGACTTAACAAGAAGAAAAAGTGTACTTGAAAGCACTAGCTTACCTGGTAAGCTTGCCGACTGTTCCGATAAGGATCCAAGTAATTGCGAAATATATATTGTCGAAGGGGATTCTGCGGGTGGTAGTGCTAAATCCGCAAGATCACGACAAACTCAAGCTATTCTACCTCTAAGAGGTAAAATCCTTAATGTAGAAAAAGCTCGATTAGATAAAATTTTAGGTAATAATGAGATTAAAGCTATGATTACTGCATTTGGTGCTGGTATATCTGATGATTTTGCTATTGAAAAATTAAGATACCACAAAATTGTTATTATGACCGATGCCGATGTGGATGGTGCTCATATTCGTACATTGCTACTCACTTTCTTTTATCGCTATATGCCACAGTTGATTGAAGGTGGTTATGTATACATTGCACAACCTCCACTATACAAGGTTGAGAGAAACAAAAAGTCTTATTATGTCTATTCAGACCGTCAATTAGAAAAGTTATTAAATGAATTAGGTCGTGATAAAAATAATAAATTACAACGATACAAAGGTCTTGGTGAAATGGATGCAAACCAATTATGGGAAACAACCATGGACCCAGAGAAAAGAACTTTATTAAGAGTTGATATGGAAGATGCAGCTGCTTGTGATGAAGTATTCACAACACTTATGGGTGATAAGGTTGAACCAAGACGTGAATTTATACAATCTTATGCAAAGTATGTTAAAAACTTAGATATATAA